In Leptolyngbyaceae cyanobacterium, the genomic stretch ATTGTTGCCCAGCAAAGTCAACAACTGGTATTAGCTACTACTTGGCGTGCAGCATTGGCGTTGAAAGCAGAAGCTAAATCGGTATTAAATGAAGTCAGACGCGATCGAGCTTTACCCGTAATCGAACAATATCAATGGATTACGGCGGCGACGACTTTCGCCAATCCCGTACCTGCATTAGATTTAGTGGCGACTGGTGCAATTAACGCGCAATTAATTGTAGATTTGAGTAGCATTTATCAACAAAAGTTTTCTCTAGAACAAGCGAAAACATTAGCGACTACAATGGGCAGTTTAATGCTGAAACTAGGTTTAGTCGAACTGTCTACCCAAACGATTACTTCTGTTCTCAAAAGTAATGCAATTACTTTTGTAGCTGGGGGACTGGTACAGGGAGTGAGTGGCGCTTATTTCACTCGGATTGCCGGATTGAGTTTGATCGAGTATTTCCAAGAACAAGATGCGGTTTCTAGTGAAGGCGAAAATAATTTAAATATCAATCGCTTGCGAGAAACGCTGTCAAAGGTTTTTCAGCAAAACCAGAGAATATCTTTTTTGCAGTCTTTCGTCAAGCAAGCCGCCGAAAAGCTAGCGCTGCAACCTTCTCAGCCTCAACTGGCTAGTGCGGAAACCGTTGTCAATGGTTAGTTTAACAAGCAACTGGCGATTTTTTAATCTGTCAGTTGCTTGTTATGGTATTTTTCGATCGAAGCGGTAAACCAATATACTCGATACGTGAAGTTATTTTGGTACGCTACTAATTAGTTTTTCCCCTTGGCTGATGCTGACCTTGCTAAGTTTGGTTAACTAAAACCAGGGAGATTAACTAAAGAGAGAGGTAAAACCTTTGGTTTACTTTTAAGTTAGAAAGCTAGGTATTGACGCGATCCATACAATCCTGGATGCTAAAGCCAAAAACAGGGTTAAATATGATGTCTAAAGAGCGTAATTGGCTAAATGTAACGGAATATGTGTCGGTTGCTGCTTCTGGTGTAGGAACTGTGGCGGCTTTAGTTTCGGGACAAGCAGCTGTAGCAGCATTTCCTTTGACGATCGCATTATCGTTAAATTTGCTGAATCGACGCCGTTTGCAAGCGCAGGTAGAAGAAGGAAACAGTCACGCGATCGCGCAATTTCATAAGCTAGATAGAGAAACTTCTTCTTTAGGCGGACAATTATCCAGCTTAACCGAACAGTTCGACCAGCGACCGGAACTCGAAACGCTGCCAAAATTAAGGGAAGAGACAAATAGCGCGATCGCGCTGTTACAAAATAAGGTAGCAGCAGAAGTTAGTAATTTAGGCGATCGGTTTTTTCATCTCGCACAAGAATTTAATACCCGTCCGGAACTCGAATCTATTCCCCAACTACAAAATCAGTTTACCGGAGAACTTACCAATTTGCGGGGAGAGCTTACTAATTTAACAAAACAATTTAATACTCGTCCAGAAATTGAATCTATTCCTAAACTTCAAACTCAAATCGAAACCAAAATCATCAAACTAGACGACCAACTATCCAACCTTACTCAACAGTTTGATTCCCGCCCAGAAATCGAATCTATTCCTAAATTACAACATTATTTTACTGGAGAAATCGCTCATCTACGAGGTCATTTAACAAATTTAACTCAAGAATTTAATACTCGTCCGGAAATCGAAGCAATTCCCAAACTACAAACTCAAATCGAAACCAAAATTATCAATCTGGGCGACCAGCTATCCAACTTAACCGCACAATTCAACTCGCGCCCGGAAATCGAAGCAATTCCCAAATTACAAACTCAAATCGAAACCAAAATCATCAATTTAAACGAACAAATCTACACTATATATAAAGAATTTAATACTCGCCCAGAATTAGAAACGCTTCCTACATTAAAAGACAAGATGGAAGCCGTAACCAGTAGGATAGAAACTCGTCTAACCGAGTTAACAAAAGAATTTAACGCACGTCCGGAAATCGAAAGCATTCCCCAATTGCAAAATCAAATCAATGGGGCATTTACTAATTTGTGGGGACAAATTTCTAGCATAAAAGAACAATTCAATTCTCGTCCGGAAATTGAAAGCATACCTCAATTGCAAAACCACGTAACGGGAGAATTTACCAAATTATGGAGTGAATTTTCCGGCTTAACGCAACAATTTTACTCGCGTCCGGAAATCGAGACAATTCCCCAATTGCAAAATCAATTAACGGGCGAGCTTAATAATTTGTGGGTGCAACTGTCCGGCTTAAAACAAGAATTTAATTCTCGTCCGGAAATGAATGCGATCGCCAACTTAGAAGCCAGAGTAAATACTTTAGCAGAACCGCCAAACTTAGAAAATTGGCCGGGAGTTAAAATTAAAGTAATTGGGATTGGACAAGGTGCAGATAAAGCAATCAATAAAATTGTAGCTAGTCGAGTACCGGGAGTTGAAGTTTGGTCAATTAACACCGACGAACGAGCATTAGAATTATCAACTGCTCACCATCATTTACAAATAGGAAAAAATTTCACTCAAGGGTTAAGTACTGCTGGCGATGCAACTTTAGGGGAAAAAGCCGCAGAAGAATCTCGCTCAGAAATTACCGCAGCCATCCAAAATTGCGACCTCACCTTTATTATCGCCGGAATGGGTGGCGGTACTGGTACTGGTGTCGCACCAATCGCAGCAGAAATAGCAAAAGAAAAGGGAGCGTTAACTATTGGTGTAGTAACTACTCCTTTTATTCATGAAGGACGAAAACGCCATCAATTAGCCGAGGAAGGAATAGCCAGTTTACGAA encodes the following:
- the ftsZ gene encoding cell division protein FtsZ → MMSKERNWLNVTEYVSVAASGVGTVAALVSGQAAVAAFPLTIALSLNLLNRRRLQAQVEEGNSHAIAQFHKLDRETSSLGGQLSSLTEQFDQRPELETLPKLREETNSAIALLQNKVAAEVSNLGDRFFHLAQEFNTRPELESIPQLQNQFTGELTNLRGELTNLTKQFNTRPEIESIPKLQTQIETKIIKLDDQLSNLTQQFDSRPEIESIPKLQHYFTGEIAHLRGHLTNLTQEFNTRPEIEAIPKLQTQIETKIINLGDQLSNLTAQFNSRPEIEAIPKLQTQIETKIINLNEQIYTIYKEFNTRPELETLPTLKDKMEAVTSRIETRLTELTKEFNARPEIESIPQLQNQINGAFTNLWGQISSIKEQFNSRPEIESIPQLQNHVTGEFTKLWSEFSGLTQQFYSRPEIETIPQLQNQLTGELNNLWVQLSGLKQEFNSRPEMNAIANLEARVNTLAEPPNLENWPGVKIKVIGIGQGADKAINKIVASRVPGVEVWSINTDERALELSTAHHHLQIGKNFTQGLSTAGDATLGEKAAEESRSEITAAIQNCDLTFIIAGMGGGTGTGVAPIAAEIAKEKGALTIGVVTTPFIHEGRKRHQLAEEGIASLRNKVDMLVVIPIDKVMGMISEWTPIQQAFQLVDEFVRQTVESIADIVNKPGLVNLDFADLKKALTSSGLGVIGVGVGNGKSRAKSAAMAAISSPLIQVSNSPAKNVIFYLTGSKDLSIQEVNAAAEIISEFTGKNTNVIFGAGIDERLEDEVRITLIASGLSIK